A genomic segment from Spinacia oleracea cultivar Varoflay chromosome 3, BTI_SOV_V1, whole genome shotgun sequence encodes:
- the LOC110790628 gene encoding uncharacterized protein has protein sequence MKEDYETEERKQAAADVLFNYSKFVAACIGNRVRPCDLRMHLMKEISGIPTSLKQESFPVAASPAAMGDSSSSGTSSGSKIVYSI, from the exons ATGAAAGAAGATTACGAG ACTGAAGAGAGGAAACAAGCTGCTGCAGATGTTTTGTTCAATTACTCCAAGTTTGTGGCGGCCTGTATTGGAAATCGTGTTCGTCCTTGTGATTTGAGAATGCATCTTATGAAG GAGATATCTGGAATTCCTACGTCCCTGAAGCAGGAGTCATTTCCAGTTGCAGCTTCTCCAGCTGCTATGGGCGACTCATCAAGTTCTGGTACTAGTAGCGGATCCAAGATTGTATACTCCATATAG
- the LOC110790627 gene encoding L-ascorbate peroxidase 3 — protein MMGRTKKQLVNAEYLKEIERTRRDLCDLISTKQCAPIMLRLAWHDAGTYDAKTNSGGPNGSIRNEHELRHKANSGLKIAVELCEEVKANHPKITYADLYQLAGVVAVEVTGGPTIHFVPGRMDCADSPDEGRLPDANRGAEHLREIFYRMGLSDKDIVALSGGHTLGKAHKDRSGFKGPWTKEPFKFDNSYFIELLKGEQWGLLKLPTDKVLIEDPRFRPFVELYAKDEEAFFKDYAESHKKLSELGFTPPTTNSLGMITKATLGVVVTLTVIILSYLYEVNKQG, from the exons ATGATGGGAAGAACGAAAAAACAGTTGGTGAATGCAGAATAtttgaaggaaattgagagAACACGAAGAGATCTCTGTGATCTCATCTCTACCAAGCAATGTGCTCCTATCATGCTTCGCTTAGC ATGGCACGATGCAGGCACATATGATGCAAAGACAAATTCAGGGGGTCCAAATGGTTCTATTAGGAACGAGCACGAGTTGAGACACAAAGCCAACAGTGGCCTCAAGATTGCTGTTGAACTTTGTG AAGAGGTTAAGGCTAATCACCCAAAGATCACTTATGCGGACCTTTATCAG CTTGCCGGGGTTGTTGCGGTTGAAGTCACAGGAGGGCCAACCATCCACTTTGTTCCAGGAAGAATG GATTGCGCAGATTCTCCTGATGAAGGACGCCTTCCTGATGCAAATCGAG GTGCTGAACATTTGAGAGAAATCTTTTACAGAATGGGGCTTTCTGACAAGGATATTGTCGCGCTTTCAGGAGGCCACACTCTG GGTAAGGCACATAAGGACAGATCAGGTTTCAAAGGCCCTTGGACCAAAGAGCCATTCAAATTCGACAATTCCTATTTTAT TGAGTTGCTGAAAGGTGAACAATGGGGGTTACTGAAGCTTCCAACTGATAAGGTTCTCATAGAGGATCCAAGATTCCGTCCCTTCGTTGAGCTTTATGCCAAG GATGAAGAGGCGTTCTTCAAAGATTATGCAGAATCACACAAGAAGCTCTCAGAGTTGGGGTTCACTCCACCCACCACCAACAGTTTGGGGATGATTACTAAAGCTACACTTGGAGTTGTGGTCACTCTTACTGTAATTATCTTAAGCTACCTGTATGAAGTTAATAAACAAGGCTAA
- the LOC110790626 gene encoding protein POLLENLESS 3-LIKE 2, with amino-acid sequence MQDMWNAPPGFRPPKSSSAPCSPAKPLGISRTRSESFHITHKVPVGDSPYVRAKHVQLVDKDPEKAIPLFWAAINAGDRVDSALKDMAIVMKQQNRADEAIEAIKSLRSRCSEQAQESLDNILLDLYKRCGRLDDQIALLKHKLYLIQQGLAFNGKRTKTARSQGKKFQVSVEQEATRLLGNLGWALMQQNNYKEAEDAYRRALSIAPDNNKMCNLGICLMKQGRIIEAKQTLRRVKPAVSDGPRGMDSHLKAYERAQQMLADLESELMQKAGDSVSEQSRLFNTFLGSSSLWQPQPCRETYSYQPNTKIPDEFPDENTNSNILHSNNNQNFPPKPNNNHNNNNGVCPMGNSWNIDAPPFYSSKLVKEPSEGNQLHETLKRTRSGNVASFGKEICSTILTSAKNGSNQERENKMLRRSLEEPLNKLAEFLPDDKDFEDAIISAVLNTIHAENSAAEVKKISQKFEVKKAVAVDKRLKVFQDITLSLSPRA; translated from the exons ATGCAAGATATGTGGAATGCCCCTCCTGGATTCAGGCCACCAAAGTCTTCTTCTGCACCTTGCTCACCAGCAAAGCCGCTTGGGATTTCTCGAACCCGGTCCGAGTCGTTTCACATCACTCATAAAGTTCCTGTCGGTGATTCTCCTTATGTTAGAGCCAAGCATGTTCAG TTGGTGGATAAAGATCCAGAGAAAGCAATTCCATTATTTTGGGCTGCTATTAATGCTGGAGATAGAGTTGATAGTGCTCTAAAGGATATGGCTATTGTGATGAAGCAGCAAAATCGTGCCGATGAGGCGATTGAGGCCATTAAATCGTTACGAAGCCGGTGTTCGGAGCAGGCTCAAGAGTCTCTTGACAACATCCTTTTAGATCTCTACAAG AGATGTGGGAGATTGGATGATCAAATAGCCCTTTTGAAGCACAAATTGTATTTGATTCAACAAGGGTTAGCATTTAATGGGAAGCGAACCAAAACAGCGCGATCTCAAGGGAAGAAATTTCAGGTCTCGGTGGAGCAAGAAGCTACTCGATTGCTG GGAAATTTAGGATGGGCACTGATGCAGCAAAACAACTATAAAGAAGCAGAGGATGCATATAGGAGAGCACTGTCAATTGCACCTGATAACAACAAGATGTGCAATTTGGGCATCTGCCTAATGAAACAGGGGAGAATCATCGAGGCGAAACAGACTCTCCGTCGAGTAAAGCCGGCAGTTTCAGACGGGCCAAGGGGGATGGACTCTCACCTCAAGGCTTATGAAAGGGCACAGCAAATGCTGGCAGACTTGGAATCAGAGCTTATGCAAAAAGCAGGGGACTCTGTTTCAGAACAGAGCAGGCTTTTCAATACTTTCTTAGGATCCTCCTCTCTTTGGCAGCCTCAACCTTGTAGAGAAACTTATTCCTACCAACCTAATACCAAAATCCCAGATGAATTTCCTGATGAAAATACCAATTCCAACATTTTGCACTCAAACAATAATCAGAATTTTCCACCAAAAcctaataataatcataataacaaTAATGGGGTTTGCCCAATGGGAAATTCTTGGAACATTGATGCCCCACCATTTTATTCCTCCAAATTGGTAAAGGAGCCATCTGAGGGAAATCAACTCCATGAAACCCTCAAGAGAACACGGTCGGGGAATGTTGCGAGTTTCGGAAAAGAAATTTGCAGCACAATCCTGACGAGTGCTAAAAATGGTAGTAATCAAGAAAGAGAAAACAAGATGTTGAGGAGATCATTGGAGGAACCCTTGAATAAACTAGCTGAGTTTTTGCCTGATGATAAGGACTTTGAAGATGCAATAATATCTGCAGTTCTGAATACAATTCATGCAGAAAATTCTGCTGCAGAAGTTAAGAAGATCTCACAGAAGTTTGAAGTGAAGAAGGCTGTTGCAGTTGACAAAAGGTTGAAAGTTTTCCAGGATATAACATTATCTTTGAGTCCTAGGGCTTGA